In bacterium, a genomic segment contains:
- a CDS encoding DUF4416 family protein, producing the protein MKKFDVPLPVKLICGLLYKEEKWCKQALTDFETEFGEIDYQSNPLEFHFTDYYFKEMGQPLMRRFISFSRLVDPADLAVIKVWTNSLEEKYSQLDTEKRVLNIDPGYLSLTAFILATSKNYAHRIYLGKGVFAQQELLFERRKIQTLDWTYPDYRSYEYQEILKKIREIYANQLKMKSDRNFSSFTVSKIHESS; encoded by the coding sequence ATGAAGAAGTTCGATGTTCCACTGCCCGTAAAGCTCATCTGCGGTCTCTTATATAAGGAAGAAAAGTGGTGCAAACAGGCTCTAACTGATTTCGAAACTGAATTTGGAGAGATTGATTATCAATCGAATCCATTGGAATTTCACTTCACGGACTATTATTTCAAAGAAATGGGGCAACCTCTGATGCGCCGTTTTATCAGTTTTTCACGACTGGTAGATCCGGCAGACCTGGCGGTCATTAAGGTTTGGACAAACTCTCTCGAAGAAAAATACTCGCAGCTGGACACGGAAAAGAGGGTCCTCAATATTGATCCGGGCTACTTAAGCCTGACCGCTTTCATTCTTGCCACCTCCAAGAACTATGCCCACCGGATTTACCTGGGGAAAGGAGTTTTTGCGCAGCAAGAATTACTCTTCGAGAGAAGAAAAATCCAGACATTGGATTGGACGTATCCCGATTACCGCTCTTATGAATATCAGGAAATATTGAAGAAAATCCGGGAAATCTACGCAAACCAATTAAAAATGAAATCAGACAGGAACTTTTCCTCTTTTACTGTGTCCAAAATACATGAATCTTCCTGA
- the thiE gene encoding thiamine phosphate synthase, with translation MIVGLPRAPFLYPILDTDFSEDPLQDARKIIRAGAKILQLRAKNLPKRAIYELVVDLASLCKENQVSCLVNDWVDIALITETSGVHLGQEDFPVEQARPLLDRKILGLSTHNKAQFELANRLPIDYIAVGPVYETHTKRSSNPALGIPGIIPLLKGKSKPVVAIGGIRQDHFAELLAAGVDGIALISELHRHGDLYDTVSRLLKSLNET, from the coding sequence ATGATTGTCGGTCTTCCGCGTGCTCCATTTTTGTATCCGATTCTGGATACTGATTTCAGCGAAGATCCCTTACAGGACGCACGCAAAATCATCCGGGCTGGGGCTAAAATTCTCCAGTTGCGCGCAAAAAATTTACCAAAACGCGCGATTTACGAGCTGGTAGTTGATCTTGCCTCGCTATGCAAGGAGAATCAAGTTTCTTGTCTTGTGAACGATTGGGTCGATATAGCTCTGATTACGGAAACGTCGGGTGTTCACCTTGGCCAGGAAGATTTTCCTGTTGAACAAGCTCGTCCGCTATTAGACCGAAAAATCCTGGGTCTTTCTACTCACAATAAGGCACAGTTTGAGCTTGCGAACCGGCTTCCAATCGACTATATTGCGGTTGGTCCGGTTTATGAAACTCACACCAAACGGAGCTCTAATCCGGCTTTGGGAATACCCGGTATCATCCCTTTACTCAAAGGGAAATCCAAACCAGTGGTCGCAATTGGTGGCATTCGCCAGGATCACTTCGCGGAACTTCTCGCCGCAGGGGTCGACGGGATCGCTCTTATATCTGAACTCCACCGGCACGGAGATCTCTACGATACCGTTTCCAGGTTACTGAAATCGTTAAACGAAACATGA
- the accC gene encoding acetyl-CoA carboxylase biotin carboxylase subunit: MFNKVLIANRGEIALRIILACKELGISTVAVYSEADRNSLHVRFADEDICIGPPESTGSYLNIPNIISAAEITGVDAVHPGYGFLSENANFAEICETCNIKFIGPRPHAIRLMGDKAEARRIANEAGVPIIPGSDGVITSEEHALQIAEDLGFPIILKAVAGGGGRGMRVVENSTELSTAFRMAQREAASAFGVPELYLEKYMQRPRHIEFQVLADEQGNLVHLGERECSVQRRHQKMIEESPSVRMNQELRMQMGDAALRVARAVDYVNAGTVEFLVDATGNFYFLEMNTRIQVEHPVTEMVTGLDLLYLQMRIAAGRELPFSQEDVEFRGHAIECRINAEDPVTFQPSPGKITAFHVPGGPGVRVDTAAYAEGVIPRYYDSMIAKVIVHAPHRKAAISRMKRALDMMIVEGIKTNLSLHKKVLEDEDFVRGDIDTNFMRRYDAKERRTTLFSEPAGVSRVL, translated from the coding sequence ATGTTTAATAAGGTACTCATAGCGAATCGCGGTGAAATCGCATTACGTATCATTCTTGCGTGCAAAGAGCTGGGGATCAGCACCGTTGCCGTTTATTCCGAAGCGGATCGCAACTCCCTGCATGTTCGCTTTGCGGATGAAGACATCTGCATCGGTCCTCCGGAAAGCACGGGCAGCTATTTGAATATTCCCAATATCATTTCCGCCGCGGAAATTACAGGAGTGGACGCCGTGCATCCGGGCTATGGTTTCCTTTCGGAGAATGCGAATTTTGCAGAGATTTGCGAAACGTGCAACATCAAGTTTATCGGGCCGCGTCCACACGCGATCCGGTTGATGGGCGATAAGGCGGAAGCGCGCAGAATTGCGAACGAAGCCGGAGTCCCGATCATTCCAGGATCGGATGGAGTCATCACATCGGAAGAGCATGCGTTGCAGATAGCCGAGGATCTGGGTTTTCCGATCATCTTGAAAGCAGTAGCCGGCGGTGGAGGCCGCGGAATGCGCGTTGTGGAAAATTCCACTGAATTGAGCACTGCATTCCGGATGGCGCAAAGAGAAGCGGCAAGCGCTTTTGGCGTCCCTGAGCTGTATCTGGAAAAGTATATGCAAAGGCCAAGACATATTGAATTTCAGGTCTTGGCTGATGAGCAAGGAAATCTTGTGCATTTGGGTGAGCGTGAATGCTCCGTTCAGCGAAGGCACCAGAAGATGATCGAAGAATCTCCTTCCGTACGAATGAATCAGGAATTGCGAATGCAAATGGGAGATGCGGCTCTTCGAGTTGCTCGCGCCGTCGATTATGTGAACGCAGGAACAGTCGAGTTTCTTGTAGACGCAACCGGCAATTTCTATTTTCTCGAAATGAATACTCGCATTCAGGTCGAACATCCTGTAACGGAAATGGTAACCGGTTTGGATTTGCTATACCTCCAAATGCGTATTGCTGCGGGACGTGAACTTCCTTTTTCACAGGAAGATGTTGAATTTCGTGGCCATGCAATCGAGTGCCGCATCAATGCGGAAGATCCGGTCACGTTTCAACCCTCACCAGGGAAGATTACAGCATTTCACGTTCCCGGCGGACCCGGTGTCAGAGTGGATACTGCAGCCTATGCTGAAGGTGTGATTCCTCGCTATTACGATTCGATGATCGCCAAAGTAATTGTGCATGCGCCGCACCGAAAAGCGGCGATATCGCGCATGAAGCGCGCGCTCGACATGATGATTGTGGAAGGGATTAAAACAAACCTTTCGCTTCACAAGAAAGTTCTTGAAGATGAAGATTTCGTGCGTGGCGACATTGATACAAATTTCATGCGACGTTATGATGCCAAAGAGCGCCGTACCACTCTCTTCTCAGAACCCGCCGGTGTTTCGCGAGTCCTTTAA
- a CDS encoding tetratricopeptide repeat protein, producing MTKSIEKLQKKLDKAPNSTIFFQLAEEHRKEGNLEDALRILKEGLSRHPSYWSARVTLGRVYHQIGKAELAREELEKVIQAVPDNLLANKLLGDIYMFMDHPTEALKRYRIVQMLNPSDEEVVTLIKRLESEIRKPGPVPEPPPLPKPFVEVTKPSVERTEPVIADEESYAPTIQMRIPEFLEKTEVPVNTAEATRQEAVAAVEEVKSSATEEEPVLPSVEELESVEESEMASDTLILEHPEIVEEYKAQIQAQQSEEIDQSEELSSLAGLLLAGDSMTVEEHQFDELESELMDDSEFEREEVMVRDAQTDRTQPIDEGEEAEIEDAEELTTETLAELYLSQGLVDKAVKVYQRLLLNDPGNLQILQRLKELSPEVAEEPVYQEEEVLVVQPEQPKGMESAVIEELARRDEARRRKITTLENWLTTIRRERD from the coding sequence ATGACAAAATCCATAGAAAAACTTCAAAAAAAACTGGACAAAGCTCCCAATTCCACGATTTTCTTTCAGTTAGCCGAGGAGCATCGAAAAGAAGGGAATCTAGAAGACGCTCTCCGGATATTGAAAGAAGGTTTGTCTCGTCATCCCAGCTATTGGTCGGCGAGAGTGACTCTGGGTCGGGTTTACCATCAGATTGGCAAAGCCGAGCTGGCAAGGGAAGAACTGGAGAAAGTGATTCAGGCCGTTCCCGATAACCTGCTTGCCAATAAGCTCCTGGGTGACATTTACATGTTTATGGATCATCCTACAGAGGCGCTAAAGCGGTACCGGATCGTGCAGATGTTGAATCCGTCTGACGAGGAAGTGGTTACTCTAATCAAAAGACTGGAGTCAGAGATTAGGAAACCGGGACCAGTTCCTGAACCGCCCCCTCTACCGAAACCATTTGTGGAAGTGACTAAACCATCTGTGGAGCGCACAGAACCGGTTATAGCCGATGAGGAAAGCTACGCGCCAACAATTCAGATGCGGATCCCCGAATTCCTGGAAAAAACAGAAGTGCCCGTAAATACAGCGGAAGCAACAAGGCAGGAAGCAGTCGCTGCAGTAGAGGAAGTCAAGAGTTCCGCAACTGAGGAAGAGCCGGTTTTACCGTCGGTGGAGGAACTCGAGAGTGTGGAGGAGTCTGAGATGGCTTCAGACACACTGATTTTGGAACATCCGGAAATTGTAGAAGAGTACAAGGCACAGATTCAAGCGCAACAATCGGAAGAAATCGATCAATCAGAGGAACTATCTAGCCTCGCCGGCTTGCTGCTGGCAGGTGACAGCATGACGGTTGAAGAGCATCAGTTCGATGAATTGGAATCTGAACTGATGGACGATTCCGAATTTGAACGGGAAGAAGTGATGGTAAGGGATGCGCAGACGGACCGGACACAACCAATCGATGAAGGGGAAGAAGCGGAGATTGAAGACGCCGAAGAGCTCACAACGGAAACGCTCGCCGAACTGTATTTGAGTCAAGGCCTGGTTGATAAGGCGGTCAAAGTCTATCAAAGACTTCTGCTGAATGATCCCGGAAATTTGCAAATCCTTCAGCGACTAAAAGAGCTTAGTCCTGAAGTTGCAGAAGAGCCTGTTTATCAGGAAGAAGAGGTTCTGGTTGTTCAGCCTGAGCAACCAAAAGGAATGGAATCTGCGGTTATAGAAGAGTTGGCCCGCCGGGATGAAGCGCGTAGGCGCAAGATTACAACGCTTGAAAACTGGCTAACGACGATCCGTCGCGAACGCGACTAG
- the accB gene encoding acetyl-CoA carboxylase biotin carboxyl carrier protein codes for MSDERVDLNLEELKELIRLLRESNVTEFEFRKADYRLRIRQGNIIEETPVRISAGNGEEQVVITQSPEARPEPVAIGEQENFHEVRSPIVGTFYRSSSPGSSAFVEVGDHVRQNQVLCIVEAMKIMNEIESDVEGEIRAIHVSNGQPVEFGELLFSIKPV; via the coding sequence ATGTCCGATGAACGCGTTGATCTAAATCTTGAAGAATTGAAGGAATTGATCCGCTTATTGCGGGAGAGCAACGTAACTGAGTTTGAATTTCGTAAAGCAGATTATCGATTGCGAATCCGTCAGGGTAACATCATTGAGGAAACACCAGTCCGTATCTCTGCCGGCAATGGTGAAGAACAGGTGGTGATTACACAATCACCTGAAGCGCGGCCGGAACCGGTCGCGATCGGAGAACAGGAAAACTTTCACGAAGTTCGTTCTCCTATTGTTGGAACCTTTTACCGTTCCTCCAGTCCCGGATCTTCAGCTTTCGTTGAAGTGGGGGACCATGTTCGGCAAAATCAGGTGTTATGTATTGTGGAAGCAATGAAAATCATGAATGAAATAGAGTCCGATGTGGAAGGAGAAATTCGCGCAATCCATGTATCGAACGGACAACCGGTGGAGTTCGGAGAGCTCCTCTTCAGCATCAAACCAGTATGA
- a CDS encoding energy transducer TonB: MWEKTLIESRGTTEGKRKWLTVPLSMFLHGVAIAIIIGASYWFVEAVQPPPIPVTLFSAPPPPPPPPPAAPKKKEVKPKEEIKPVEPTKEFQPVDIPEELPTPEDMSEDEDTGVEGGVEGGVEGGVEGGVTGGVLGGVIGGTPGAEEVPMRITAEVKQPVLVKKVEPPYPEIARKARIQGIVILEAVITKTGSVEEVKVLRALHPILDQAAVNAVRQWKYQPATLNGRPVKVYFTVTVNFTLR; this comes from the coding sequence ATGTGGGAAAAAACATTAATTGAATCGAGAGGAACAACGGAAGGGAAACGAAAATGGTTAACCGTTCCGCTCTCGATGTTTTTACATGGCGTTGCTATAGCCATTATTATCGGTGCGTCTTACTGGTTTGTGGAAGCCGTCCAGCCGCCGCCGATCCCGGTTACTCTGTTTTCAGCTCCACCGCCACCACCGCCGCCTCCTCCGGCAGCTCCTAAGAAGAAAGAGGTGAAGCCAAAAGAGGAAATCAAACCAGTTGAGCCAACAAAAGAATTTCAACCGGTTGACATACCGGAAGAATTACCGACACCCGAAGATATGTCTGAGGATGAAGACACTGGCGTTGAAGGCGGAGTGGAAGGTGGTGTGGAAGGCGGAGTAGAAGGTGGTGTTACAGGTGGCGTTCTTGGCGGAGTTATTGGAGGCACGCCCGGTGCCGAAGAAGTTCCGATGCGGATTACGGCTGAAGTAAAGCAGCCTGTATTAGTAAAAAAAGTAGAACCACCGTATCCGGAAATCGCACGTAAGGCACGCATTCAGGGTATCGTTATTCTGGAAGCGGTCATTACGAAAACGGGAAGCGTTGAAGAAGTAAAAGTCTTGCGCGCTTTGCATCCGATTCTGGATCAAGCCGCTGTAAATGCAGTGAGACAGTGGAAATACCAGCCGGCAACATTGAACGGTCGTCCTGTTAAGGTATACTTTACCGTGACTGTAAACTTTACACTTCGTTAA
- a CDS encoding tetratricopeptide repeat protein yields MNRRNIVSLFLVFFVSLTFISCKRFQAKMEVKKGNDYYKARKYEDAIKAYKSALEKDPGLDTVHLNLGLSYMALYVPGSTHPKDLEYVDRAIASFKEYQKSNPDDTKVNEYLINMYLNADRKDDAIKYFEEQLARDNTNTAFMQKLAFLYAQSGKFDEALKWYERRAQVEPNNAEAYYIIGVICWEKSYKFADITPEERERVIKSGMAALEKAIRINSKYADAYLYMNLLLREKAKLISLDPATVPEDRVEEYNALLEKAKEFQQKAVALRSAANQPS; encoded by the coding sequence ATGAATCGAAGAAATATCGTATCGCTTTTTCTTGTCTTTTTCGTATCCCTTACATTTATTTCCTGTAAACGATTCCAGGCAAAAATGGAAGTCAAAAAAGGAAATGATTATTACAAAGCAAGAAAGTACGAAGACGCAATTAAGGCCTATAAATCAGCTCTGGAAAAGGATCCGGGCCTGGATACGGTCCACTTGAATCTGGGCCTAAGCTACATGGCCCTCTATGTTCCCGGCTCTACCCATCCGAAAGACCTCGAATACGTGGATAGAGCGATCGCTTCGTTCAAAGAATATCAAAAAAGCAATCCTGATGATACGAAAGTAAATGAGTATTTGATCAATATGTATCTGAATGCGGACCGGAAGGATGATGCCATCAAATACTTTGAGGAACAGCTCGCCCGCGACAATACAAATACCGCTTTCATGCAGAAACTGGCTTTTCTTTACGCGCAATCCGGCAAATTTGATGAGGCGTTAAAATGGTATGAACGGCGCGCGCAAGTTGAACCAAATAATGCGGAAGCCTATTATATTATTGGGGTTATCTGCTGGGAGAAATCCTACAAGTTTGCTGACATCACACCTGAGGAACGGGAGCGAGTTATCAAATCCGGTATGGCGGCTCTCGAAAAAGCCATTAGGATCAATTCCAAATATGCGGACGCCTATCTCTACATGAACCTTTTGTTACGGGAAAAAGCGAAATTGATTTCGTTAGATCCGGCAACTGTGCCTGAAGATAGGGTAGAAGAATATAACGCGCTGCTTGAGAAAGCGAAGGAATTTCAGCAGAAGGCCGTGGCATTGCGCTCGGCGGCAAATCAGCCCTCATAA